One window from the genome of Pedobacter schmidteae encodes:
- a CDS encoding DUF6443 domain-containing protein, protein MKKQLNLRPEMAWKYVTICLMSVFGKANAQQPNITLNTYSNQTEIKATNSVTLLDGFHIPAGKTVRIFTGASFQKCVPFAGIPSTNQNYISTKIFKMPNVNVQNIDSIRSTCEVNQTVQYIDGLGRPLQTVTVQGSPAFKDVVQPVAYDAFGREQFKYLSYVDPGTGNGTYKTNALSSGQGIGLFYNPPGSTDPQQLNGIVRTAFPFSETRFEASPLNRVLEQGAPGSSWQLNAGHTQKMEYSTNIADEVKLWIVTSNGAMGTTNYAPGRLYKQIAKDENWVATDGKSGTTEEFKDLEGRVVLKRTFNTGEIAHSTYYVYDDLGNLRYVLPPAVNENGQSPLSSFTEADDTFKQFIYGYHYDGRKRLIEKQIPGKGWEEMIYNKLDQLVLSRDAVQKNAGQWLFTKYDALGRVVMTGLYSAGTSRADLQTTVNGQASLWENRVSTGVGYDNLSFPQAFAYYYSINYYDNYDFPGNSFPQPDGLTQMQAARTKGLQTGGFVYLINSSTRYLSVNYYDKEGRVIRTAAENHLGGKDIVDNTWNFAGELTASTSTHTGATTGPATAIANRYEYDHMGRKLAIMESINGQQEVVLSKLTYNELGQLLNKDLHSIDNGATFIQQNSYAYNERGWMSRINDLNNVTSNTVFGMELSYANKPDAFNGNIGSLSWQTKVPGGIGLSQQLQSYSYDYDKLNRLKKAEYTTPGLTDKFNEELGYDVMGNITSLKRKNAVSGYLNDLSYSYTNSGIKGNKLWGVSDAGSAAQSSTYDYDENGNQKSDSRKGIVISYNYLNLPQTITKASTGESINYVYDATGRKLKKIFGANVRDYVGGIEYNNGALEFIQTEEGRALPGTNYSYEYMLKDHLGNTRATIRGNGDIVQVQDYYAFGMEMNPGNALTASPQNQYKYNGKEMQNELGLDQLDYGARFYDPVIGRWNMVDPMAENYINASPYNYVLNNPINSIDPDGMRVEEEPHHIASTFVDGNGRVIKHVNDGDPSIYIVPNQSKWDGSKNGLNIFGYEKPGVNYNEMIGQIIQPGQSIMFDPRKYPYDPPFSPDYTIESIVIPAGILGKLYKAFSFLRKSTGSIVRIGDKIQKQMGRRGWDEKSIERTVERPHATSQATNRANGNSSTAYFNRDGSYVVKDNKTGDIIQVSNRNDPNWVPDNTIVNPFIPKR, encoded by the coding sequence ATGAAAAAACAGCTGAATTTAAGGCCAGAAATGGCATGGAAATATGTTACAATTTGTTTGATGAGCGTATTTGGAAAAGCAAATGCTCAGCAACCCAATATTACATTAAACACTTACAGTAACCAAACGGAGATTAAGGCTACCAATAGTGTTACTCTGTTGGACGGTTTTCATATTCCGGCGGGTAAAACAGTCAGGATTTTTACCGGTGCAAGCTTTCAGAAATGTGTACCTTTTGCGGGGATCCCAAGTACCAATCAGAATTATATCAGCACCAAAATTTTTAAAATGCCCAATGTTAATGTTCAGAATATTGACAGTATCAGGAGCACCTGTGAGGTGAACCAAACCGTTCAGTATATTGATGGATTGGGTAGGCCCCTTCAAACGGTAACGGTACAGGGCAGCCCTGCATTTAAAGATGTGGTGCAGCCTGTAGCTTATGATGCCTTTGGTAGAGAACAATTTAAATACCTGTCCTATGTAGATCCTGGAACAGGAAATGGGACTTATAAAACCAATGCTTTAAGTTCCGGGCAGGGAATAGGCTTGTTTTACAATCCACCGGGGAGTACAGATCCACAACAGCTTAATGGAATTGTAAGAACAGCTTTTCCATTTAGTGAAACCCGGTTTGAGGCTTCGCCGCTGAATCGGGTGCTGGAGCAGGGAGCTCCGGGGAGCAGTTGGCAGTTGAACGCTGGCCATACCCAAAAAATGGAGTACAGTACCAATATTGCAGATGAAGTAAAACTTTGGATAGTAACCTCAAACGGGGCAATGGGAACTACAAACTATGCTCCCGGCCGTTTATACAAGCAGATCGCCAAAGACGAAAACTGGGTAGCCACTGACGGGAAATCGGGAACGACAGAAGAATTTAAAGACCTGGAAGGCCGTGTGGTCCTAAAAAGGACATTCAATACCGGGGAAATTGCCCATTCTACCTATTATGTATATGATGACCTAGGGAACCTGCGGTATGTATTGCCCCCAGCAGTGAATGAAAACGGGCAAAGTCCGTTAAGTAGCTTTACAGAAGCAGATGATACCTTTAAACAATTTATTTATGGTTACCATTACGATGGCCGTAAACGGTTGATAGAAAAGCAGATTCCGGGCAAAGGTTGGGAAGAAATGATTTATAACAAACTGGATCAGCTGGTCTTGAGCCGGGATGCTGTACAAAAGAACGCGGGTCAGTGGTTATTTACCAAGTATGATGCGCTGGGACGAGTGGTAATGACCGGATTGTATAGCGCAGGGACTTCAAGAGCAGATTTGCAGACCACGGTAAATGGTCAGGCCAGCCTTTGGGAAAACCGGGTAAGCACCGGGGTGGGGTATGATAACCTTTCCTTCCCGCAAGCTTTTGCCTATTATTACAGCATCAATTATTACGACAATTATGATTTTCCGGGCAACAGTTTTCCTCAGCCGGATGGGTTGACGCAAATGCAGGCCGCAAGAACCAAAGGCTTGCAAACCGGTGGCTTTGTGTACCTGATCAACAGCAGTACCCGGTACTTAAGTGTAAACTATTATGATAAAGAAGGCCGGGTGATCCGCACCGCTGCAGAGAACCATCTGGGTGGAAAAGACATTGTGGATAATACCTGGAATTTTGCAGGAGAACTGACAGCCAGTACCAGTACGCATACTGGCGCGACCACAGGCCCGGCTACTGCTATTGCCAACCGTTATGAATACGATCATATGGGCCGGAAACTGGCCATCATGGAATCCATCAACGGACAACAGGAAGTGGTTTTGAGTAAGCTGACCTATAATGAGCTCGGGCAGCTGTTAAACAAAGATTTGCATAGTATAGATAATGGAGCTACCTTTATTCAGCAGAATTCTTACGCATATAACGAAAGAGGCTGGATGAGCAGAATTAACGATCTCAATAATGTCACTTCAAATACGGTTTTTGGTATGGAGCTCAGCTACGCCAATAAGCCTGATGCTTTTAATGGGAACATCGGCTCATTGAGTTGGCAAACCAAAGTTCCTGGAGGAATTGGCTTAAGCCAGCAACTTCAAAGTTATAGTTATGATTATGACAAACTGAACCGTTTAAAAAAAGCAGAGTACACTACCCCAGGCTTAACGGATAAATTTAATGAAGAACTGGGGTACGATGTGATGGGGAATATTACTTCATTGAAGCGTAAGAATGCGGTATCAGGTTATTTGAATGATCTGAGTTACAGCTATACAAATTCAGGCATAAAAGGCAATAAACTCTGGGGGGTATCGGACGCTGGTTCGGCAGCTCAAAGTAGTACTTACGATTATGATGAGAACGGGAACCAGAAATCAGACAGCAGAAAGGGAATTGTGATCAGTTACAATTACCTGAACCTGCCGCAAACTATTACCAAAGCCAGTACCGGAGAATCAATCAACTACGTTTATGATGCTACAGGTAGAAAACTGAAGAAAATATTTGGGGCTAATGTTCGTGATTACGTGGGCGGGATTGAATACAACAATGGTGCTTTGGAATTTATTCAGACCGAAGAGGGAAGGGCATTGCCGGGCACCAATTATAGTTACGAGTATATGTTGAAGGATCATCTGGGCAATACTAGGGCTACGATAAGGGGTAACGGAGACATTGTTCAGGTGCAGGATTATTATGCTTTTGGGATGGAGATGAACCCAGGCAATGCTTTAACTGCCAGTCCACAAAACCAATATAAGTACAATGGGAAGGAAATGCAGAACGAATTGGGACTGGATCAGTTGGATTACGGGGCAAGGTTCTACGACCCGGTGATTGGTAGGTGGAATATGGTGGATCCAATGGCGGAGAACTATATCAATGCATCCCCATATAATTATGTTCTTAATAACCCAATTAATTCAATTGATCCAGATGGTATGAGAGTCGAAGAAGAACCTCATCACATAGCATCCACATTTGTAGATGGTAATGGAAGAGTAATCAAACATGTAAATGATGGCGACCCGTCAATCTATATTGTTCCTAACCAGTCAAAATGGGATGGGAGTAAGAATGGCTTAAATATCTTTGGGTATGAAAAGCCCGGTGTGAATTATAATGAGATGATTGGTCAAATTATCCAACCTGGACAATCAATAATGTTTGATCCAAGGAAATATCCGTATGATCCCCCATTTTCACCAGATTATACAATTGAATCTATAGTTATACCTGCTGGGATCTTAGGGAAACTTTATAAAGCATTTAGTTTTCTAAGAAAGTCTACCGGGAGTATAGTTAGAATCGGAGATAAAATCCAAAAACAAATGGGACGAAGAGGTTGGGATGAAAAAAGTATTGAAAGAACGGTAGAAAGGCCACATGCTACAAGTCAGGCTACAAATAGAGCTAATGGTAATTCATCAACGGCATATTTTAACAGAGATGGCAGCTATGTTGTGAAGGACAATAAAACTGGTGATATAATTCAAGTAAGCAATCGAAATGATCCGAATTGGGTGCCAGATAATACTATAGTAAATCCATTCATTCCAAAAAGATGA
- a CDS encoding toxin-antitoxin system YwqK family antitoxin: protein MRKIIRVLIAGLLLFSGCKPQELSLIKNLGSRVRVSTTDGFVYAELAREEEQIFISDEKRYAWYEKGQINSSQGDYSGKLLHGPYVAYYATNKQLKEKGSYAYGLKKGKWLLWQADGQLKETQQWRRGQKNGKTIMYDSLGREKQKIKYHNGVVVERKKGSGLFTRLKRIFKGKKAGIDKKPRTEKKPAKGKETPKPAVK from the coding sequence ATGAGGAAGATCATTAGAGTTTTGATAGCTGGCCTGCTGCTGTTTTCGGGTTGCAAGCCACAGGAACTGAGCCTGATTAAAAATCTGGGCAGCAGGGTTAGGGTAAGCACAACAGATGGTTTTGTTTACGCCGAACTGGCCCGGGAGGAAGAGCAGATCTTTATTTCGGATGAAAAGCGATATGCCTGGTATGAGAAAGGACAAATCAACAGCAGTCAGGGTGACTACTCGGGTAAACTGTTGCATGGGCCTTACGTGGCGTATTATGCCACAAACAAGCAGCTGAAGGAAAAGGGCAGTTATGCCTATGGTTTGAAAAAAGGAAAATGGCTGTTGTGGCAGGCAGATGGGCAATTGAAGGAAACACAGCAGTGGCGTAGGGGACAAAAAAATGGGAAGACCATAATGTACGACAGTCTGGGCCGGGAAAAGCAAAAGATAAAATACCACAATGGGGTTGTAGTGGAGCGGAAAAAAGGATCGGGTCTGTTTACGCGTTTGAAAAGAATATTTAAGGGAAAGAAGGCTGGCATAGACAAGAAACCCCGGACGGAAAAGAAACCAGCCAAAGGAAAAGAAACACCTAAACCTGCTGTAAAATGA
- the ettA gene encoding energy-dependent translational throttle protein EttA: MSDEKIIFSMAGVNKIYPPQKQVLKNIYLSFFYGAKIGVIGLNGSGKSSLLKIIAGLDKSFQGEVVFSPGYTVGYLAQEPELDNNKTVKEVVEEGVAEITAILKEYEEVNEAFGLEENYSDPDKMDKLMARQGELQDKIDSVNAWELDSKLERAMDALRCPDPDTKIGVLSGGERRRVAMCRLLLQEPDVLLLDEPTNHLDAESIDWLEQFLQNYKGTVIAVTHDRYFLDNVAGWILELDRGEGIPWKGNYSSWLDQKAKRLAQEEKTESKRQKTLERELEWVRMAPKARHAKSKARLSNYDKLASEDSKEREDKLELFIPAGPRLGNVVIEANNVTKAYGDKLLFENLSFSLPPAGIVGIIGPNGAGKTTLFRLITQQETPDSGTFRVGETVSLGYVDQMHNDLDPEKTVYENITDGLDNIQLGNKAVNGRAYVSKFNFNGGDQQKKVGILSGGERNRVHLAITLKKGANTLLLDEPTNDIDVNTLRALEEALENFGGCAVVISHDRWFLDRICTHILAFEGESQVYFFEGNYSDYEENRKKRLGDVTPHRIKYKKLV, encoded by the coding sequence ATGTCAGACGAAAAAATAATCTTTTCAATGGCGGGGGTAAATAAGATTTACCCTCCCCAGAAGCAAGTTTTAAAAAATATTTACCTGTCCTTTTTTTATGGCGCAAAAATTGGCGTTATCGGTTTAAATGGCTCTGGTAAGTCTTCATTGTTAAAAATCATTGCCGGGCTCGACAAATCTTTCCAGGGCGAAGTGGTTTTCTCGCCGGGTTATACTGTTGGCTACCTGGCCCAAGAGCCTGAACTGGACAACAACAAAACCGTAAAAGAAGTTGTTGAAGAAGGTGTTGCCGAAATTACAGCCATATTAAAAGAATACGAAGAAGTTAACGAAGCATTTGGTTTGGAGGAGAACTACTCTGATCCGGATAAAATGGATAAGTTAATGGCCCGTCAGGGTGAACTGCAGGATAAAATCGATAGTGTTAATGCCTGGGAGCTGGACTCTAAACTGGAACGTGCTATGGATGCCTTGCGTTGCCCTGATCCTGACACCAAAATCGGTGTGTTATCAGGAGGTGAGCGCCGCCGTGTGGCCATGTGCCGCCTGTTGCTGCAGGAACCTGACGTATTGTTGCTGGATGAGCCTACCAACCACCTGGATGCGGAAAGTATTGACTGGTTAGAACAGTTTTTACAGAACTATAAAGGAACCGTTATTGCGGTAACGCACGACAGGTACTTCCTTGACAATGTTGCCGGATGGATTCTGGAACTTGACCGGGGTGAGGGCATTCCATGGAAAGGGAATTACTCGTCGTGGTTAGATCAGAAAGCAAAACGTCTGGCACAGGAAGAAAAAACGGAAAGCAAACGCCAGAAAACTCTGGAGCGCGAGTTGGAATGGGTACGTATGGCGCCAAAAGCACGTCATGCCAAATCTAAGGCGCGTTTGTCCAACTACGACAAGCTGGCCTCCGAAGATTCGAAAGAAAGAGAAGATAAACTGGAGCTTTTTATCCCTGCAGGACCGCGTCTGGGCAATGTAGTAATTGAAGCAAATAATGTTACAAAAGCGTATGGCGACAAGCTATTGTTTGAAAACCTGAGCTTCTCGTTACCACCGGCAGGAATTGTGGGTATCATTGGCCCAAATGGTGCAGGTAAAACCACACTTTTCCGGTTGATTACCCAGCAGGAAACACCCGACAGCGGTACTTTCCGCGTAGGGGAAACCGTATCATTGGGTTATGTAGACCAGATGCACAATGACCTGGACCCTGAAAAAACTGTTTATGAGAACATTACTGACGGTTTAGATAATATACAGTTGGGTAATAAAGCTGTTAATGGAAGGGCTTATGTATCTAAATTCAATTTCAATGGTGGCGATCAGCAGAAAAAAGTTGGGATATTATCAGGTGGCGAGCGCAACCGGGTACACCTGGCTATTACGTTGAAAAAAGGAGCCAATACATTGCTGCTGGATGAGCCGACCAACGACATTGACGTGAACACTTTACGTGCACTGGAAGAAGCCCTGGAAAACTTCGGTGGCTGTGCAGTAGTGATTAGTCACGACAGGTGGTTCCTTGACCGTATTTGTACGCATATTCTTGCTTTTGAAGGTGAATCGCAGGTTTACTTCTTTGAAGGAAACTACAGCGATTACGAAGAAAACCGTAAGAAACGTTTGGGTGATGTAACACCGCACAGGATTAAATACAAAAAACTGGTATAA
- a CDS encoding TIM barrel protein yields MMTKDRRSFLKDLGMLTGAAALGSLVPLEAFSATAKKEFFTISLAQWSLHNTLFAKKLTNLDFPLKAKKDFGINIVEYVSPFFDKKEKDPAYLKELKNRTDSEGIQNHLIMVDSEGNLGDADVKARLKAVENHYKWIDAAKYLGCKTIRVNAAGAGSAEQVKAAAVDGLGKLTEYGKKNKINVIVENHGGHSSNGAWLADVIKQVNNPYCGTLPDFGNFALGGGKEYDKYLGVEEMMPYAKGVSAKSMNFNAAGDENDIDYYKMFKIISAAKWRGIVGIEFSGPGSEDEGIKKTKILLEKIQQQYK; encoded by the coding sequence ATGATGACAAAAGATAGAAGAAGTTTCCTAAAAGACCTGGGCATGCTCACCGGAGCAGCAGCGTTGGGTTCTTTAGTCCCGTTGGAGGCCTTTAGTGCCACTGCGAAAAAAGAGTTCTTTACCATTTCACTGGCCCAATGGTCGTTGCACAACACGCTGTTTGCCAAAAAGCTAACCAATCTCGATTTCCCTTTAAAAGCTAAAAAGGATTTCGGGATCAATATTGTAGAATATGTAAGCCCGTTTTTCGATAAGAAAGAAAAAGATCCTGCTTATTTAAAGGAACTGAAAAACCGTACCGATTCGGAGGGTATACAGAACCATCTCATTATGGTGGATAGTGAAGGTAATTTGGGTGATGCAGATGTAAAAGCTAGACTAAAAGCAGTTGAAAACCACTACAAATGGATTGATGCAGCCAAATACCTGGGCTGTAAAACCATTCGTGTAAATGCTGCAGGTGCCGGATCGGCCGAGCAGGTAAAAGCTGCTGCGGTAGATGGCCTGGGTAAACTGACCGAATACGGCAAAAAAAACAAGATCAATGTGATTGTTGAGAACCACGGCGGTCATTCTTCAAACGGCGCCTGGCTGGCCGACGTGATTAAACAGGTAAACAACCCTTACTGCGGAACTCTGCCCGATTTTGGTAATTTCGCCCTGGGTGGAGGAAAAGAATACGACAAATATTTGGGCGTAGAAGAAATGATGCCTTATGCCAAAGGCGTAAGTGCCAAATCCATGAACTTTAACGCCGCGGGCGACGAAAACGATATTGACTATTACAAGATGTTCAAAATCATCAGCGCCGCAAAATGGAGAGGCATTGTAGGGATTGAATTCTCTGGTCCGGGATCGGAAGATGAAGGCATTAAAAAGACCAAAATATTGCTCGAAAAAATACAGCAACAGTATAAATAA
- a CDS encoding ATP-dependent Clp protease ATP-binding subunit, translating to MEAKFSPQVKDVISFSREEALRLGHDYIGAEHLLLGLIREGDGMAIKILKSLGVDTSKLRRSIEDSVRGTSSVTVNLGNIPLTKQAEKVLKITYLEAKIFKSDLIGTEHLLLSILRDDDNIASQILLQFNINYEIFKQEVEVNKNGFRDETQNSASTGGDDDYREEESFSSPKKVSDIKSKTPVLDNFGRDLTKAAEEGRLDPIVGREKEIERVSQILSRRKKNNPILIGEPGVGKSAIAEGLALRIVQRKVSRVLFNKRVVTLDLASLVAGTKYRGQFEERMKAVMNELEKSTDVILFIDEIHTIVGAGGASGSLDASNMFKPALARGEIQCIGATTLDEYRQYIEKDGALDRRFQKVMIEPASPDETIEILNRIKEKYEDHHGVTYTDEAISACVALTSRYITDRFLPDKAIDALDEAGSRVHLTNIHVPENIIGIENKIEEIKLEKNKVVKSQKYEEAAKLRDTEKNLLEELDRAKAEWEAETKTKRYTVTEDNVAEVVSMMTGIPLQRVGQTDSTKLLNMYETVAAKIIGQDDAIKKLTKAIQRTRAGLKDPKKPIGSFIFLGPTGVGKTELAKELARFMFDSDDSLIQIDMSEYMEKFAVSRLVGAPPGYVGYEEGGQLTEKVRRKPYAVILLDEIEKAHPDVFNILLQVLDEGQLTDSLGRKVDFRNTIIIMTSNIGARQLKDFGQGVGFSTSAKTNQADAHSRGVIENALKRAFAPEFLNRVDDVVVFNSLGKEEIFKIIDIELKSLFGRVHNLGYEVKLTEKAKEFIADKGFDSNFGARPLKRAIQKYLEDPIAEEILKGEIHEGDILEIDYDKENDKIVVENKSPGKKKKKEEGSIE from the coding sequence ATGGAAGCTAAATTTTCACCACAAGTCAAAGACGTGATCTCCTTTAGCAGGGAAGAAGCCCTGAGATTAGGACACGATTACATAGGGGCAGAGCATTTGTTGCTGGGCCTGATCCGCGAGGGCGATGGTATGGCCATTAAGATATTAAAATCTTTGGGTGTTGATACTTCAAAACTTCGTCGTTCGATTGAGGATTCTGTAAGAGGCACGTCCAGCGTTACGGTTAATCTGGGTAATATCCCATTGACCAAACAAGCAGAGAAAGTATTAAAAATCACTTATCTGGAAGCAAAGATTTTTAAAAGCGATTTGATAGGTACCGAGCATTTATTGCTTTCTATCCTTCGCGATGATGATAATATTGCTTCACAAATTTTACTACAGTTTAACATCAATTACGAGATATTTAAACAGGAGGTTGAGGTGAATAAAAACGGATTCAGAGACGAAACACAAAATAGTGCATCAACAGGTGGTGATGATGACTATCGTGAAGAAGAATCATTTAGCAGCCCTAAAAAGGTTTCCGATATCAAATCTAAAACTCCGGTTCTAGATAATTTTGGAAGAGATCTGACCAAGGCTGCCGAAGAAGGCCGTTTAGATCCTATAGTGGGCCGTGAGAAAGAGATTGAGCGTGTATCGCAGATCTTATCGCGACGCAAAAAAAATAACCCGATCCTGATTGGTGAACCGGGCGTGGGTAAATCGGCTATAGCCGAAGGTCTGGCATTGCGTATTGTTCAGCGTAAAGTATCGAGGGTATTGTTTAACAAACGCGTGGTTACGTTGGATCTGGCTTCGCTGGTTGCCGGTACCAAATACCGCGGACAGTTTGAAGAACGTATGAAAGCGGTGATGAACGAGCTGGAGAAATCGACAGATGTAATCCTGTTTATTGATGAGATTCATACCATTGTAGGTGCGGGCGGTGCTTCGGGATCGCTGGATGCTTCAAACATGTTCAAACCTGCTTTGGCAAGGGGCGAAATTCAATGCATCGGTGCCACTACACTGGACGAGTATCGTCAGTACATTGAAAAAGATGGTGCTTTAGACCGTCGTTTCCAAAAAGTAATGATAGAGCCTGCTTCTCCTGATGAAACCATCGAGATCCTGAACCGTATCAAAGAAAAATACGAAGATCACCATGGGGTAACTTATACCGATGAAGCGATTAGTGCCTGTGTGGCCCTTACTTCGAGGTATATTACCGATAGGTTTTTGCCAGATAAAGCTATTGATGCTTTGGACGAGGCCGGATCAAGAGTGCATCTGACCAATATTCATGTGCCTGAAAACATCATCGGCATCGAGAATAAAATTGAAGAGATTAAGCTGGAAAAAAATAAGGTTGTAAAAAGCCAGAAATACGAAGAGGCAGCAAAACTGAGAGATACAGAGAAAAATCTTTTGGAAGAGCTGGACCGTGCAAAGGCCGAGTGGGAGGCAGAAACCAAAACCAAACGTTATACTGTTACAGAAGATAATGTGGCTGAAGTGGTTTCGATGATGACCGGAATTCCTTTGCAACGTGTTGGACAAACCGATAGTACCAAACTATTGAATATGTACGAAACGGTTGCCGCTAAAATCATAGGACAGGATGATGCAATTAAAAAATTAACTAAGGCTATCCAACGTACCAGAGCCGGATTAAAAGATCCTAAAAAACCAATTGGTTCGTTTATTTTCCTTGGCCCTACGGGGGTAGGTAAAACTGAATTGGCCAAAGAGCTTGCCCGTTTCATGTTTGATAGCGATGATTCGCTGATCCAGATTGACATGAGTGAGTATATGGAGAAATTTGCGGTTTCACGTTTGGTAGGTGCGCCTCCGGGATATGTAGGTTACGAAGAAGGTGGACAGTTGACTGAAAAAGTACGCAGAAAACCTTATGCTGTAATCTTACTGGATGAGATTGAAAAAGCACACCCTGATGTTTTCAATATCCTGTTACAGGTGTTGGACGAAGGACAGTTAACCGATAGTTTGGGTCGTAAGGTAGATTTTAGAAATACCATTATCATTATGACTTCCAACATTGGTGCACGCCAGCTGAAAGATTTTGGACAGGGAGTAGGTTTCTCTACTTCGGCCAAAACCAACCAGGCTGATGCACATTCGAGAGGGGTAATTGAAAATGCACTGAAACGTGCTTTTGCGCCAGAGTTTTTGAACCGTGTGGATGATGTAGTGGTATTCAACTCATTGGGTAAAGAAGAGATCTTCAAAATCATTGATATCGAATTGAAATCTTTATTCGGACGTGTACATAACTTAGGTTATGAAGTGAAACTGACCGAAAAAGCTAAAGAGTTTATCGCTGATAAAGGCTTTGATTCCAACTTTGGTGCCCGTCCGCTGAAACGTGCCATTCAGAAGTACCTGGAAGATCCAATTGCCGAAGAAATCCTTAAAGGTGAAATCCATGAAGGAGATATTCTGGAAATTGATTACGACAAAGAAAATGATAAGATTGTGGTAGAGAATAAAAGTCCGGGTAAGAAAAAGAAAAAAGAAGAAGGAAGCATAGAATAA
- a CDS encoding type II secretion system F family protein: MATVDISKYQQKQGNKSLKNNAPKPSFSLTELLSKDISFGSGKLSDKKKDSFFFELSTLLQSGIDLKNSLDLMTLDGIKDKHLGIIKQIKEKVIAGQSMALAVQNSGKFSDYDFFSIQIGEETGNLAEVMKDLAVYYRRKIAQQRKIVGALTYPLIVLSTSAAAVFFMLRFVVPMFSDVFKRFGGKLPWITQVVISFSAFVERFFVPGVLLLALLVYLIYRNRNSTGFRKVTSDMVLKIPVLGELVKKIYLARFCNTMRLLVSTKIPLLRAISMSGQTIVFYPLEVSLKKVEQGIMEGRALHECLRDFSIYPPKLVQLIKVGEEINKLDYFFENIATQYVDEIEHQTNTLSKLIEPLIIIFLGLVVGFILVAMYLPMFEMSNSF; the protein is encoded by the coding sequence ATGGCTACAGTAGACATTTCAAAATATCAGCAAAAGCAGGGCAATAAGAGCCTGAAAAATAACGCTCCGAAACCTTCTTTTTCGTTGACTGAGCTGCTTTCTAAAGACATCAGTTTTGGCTCGGGTAAACTGTCGGACAAGAAAAAAGACAGTTTCTTTTTTGAGCTGAGCACGCTGCTGCAATCGGGTATCGACTTAAAGAATAGTCTGGATTTGATGACGCTGGATGGTATAAAGGACAAACACCTCGGCATCATTAAACAGATTAAGGAAAAGGTGATCGCTGGTCAATCGATGGCCTTGGCGGTACAGAACTCTGGCAAGTTTTCTGACTATGACTTTTTCAGCATTCAGATAGGTGAGGAGACTGGAAACCTGGCCGAGGTGATGAAAGATCTGGCGGTGTATTATCGTAGGAAAATTGCGCAGCAAAGGAAAATTGTTGGAGCGCTAACATATCCACTGATCGTTTTAAGCACTTCAGCTGCTGCGGTGTTTTTTATGCTGCGTTTTGTGGTGCCTATGTTTAGCGATGTATTTAAACGTTTTGGAGGTAAACTGCCCTGGATTACACAGGTAGTGATCTCGTTTTCGGCTTTTGTAGAGCGGTTTTTTGTACCTGGTGTTTTGTTACTGGCTTTGCTGGTTTACCTGATTTACAGGAACAGGAATAGCACCGGCTTCAGAAAAGTAACTTCCGATATGGTATTGAAAATACCCGTGTTGGGCGAGCTGGTGAAGAAGATTTACCTGGCCAGGTTTTGCAATACCATGCGCTTGCTGGTGAGTACAAAAATTCCGTTGCTGCGGGCTATCTCGATGTCGGGTCAGACCATTGTTTTTTACCCATTGGAGGTTTCGTTAAAAAAAGTAGAGCAGGGCATTATGGAGGGGCGGGCATTGCACGAGTGTTTACGTGACTTCAGCATTTATCCGCCAAAGCTGGTACAGCTGATAAAGGTGGGAGAGGAAATCAATAAACTGGATTACTTTTTCGAAAATATCGCCACGCAGTATGTGGATGAAATAGAACATCAGACCAACACGCTAAGTAAGCTGATAGAGCCCCTGATCATTATTTTTTTAGGGCTGGTGGTTGGATTTATTCTGGTGGCGATGTACCTGCCAATGTTTGAAATGAGTAATAGTTTTTAA